One Scylla paramamosain isolate STU-SP2022 chromosome 7, ASM3559412v1, whole genome shotgun sequence DNA window includes the following coding sequences:
- the LOC135101796 gene encoding hemocyanin subunit-like, which translates to MQPLPDTATTMKLLVLCALVSAAAAWPNFGMMADSPGGASDAQKQHDVNSILWKIYDKIRDPHLEQLSQTFDPLSGHYNDGGVSARRLMQELNDERLLEQKHWFSLFNTRQRQEALMLYDVLEHSTDWDTFIGNAAFFRVHMNEGEFVYAIYAAITHSPLTQHVVLPPLYEVTPHLFTNSEVIQAAYKAKMTQTAAKIRSHFTGSKSNPEQRVAYFGEDIGMNTHHVTWHLEFPFWWDDAHEDHHIERKGESFFWVHHQLTVRFDAERLSNYLDPVNELHWDDVIYEGFAPHTMYKYGGYFPSRPDNVKFEDVDGVACVRDMLILESRIRDAIAHGYFTGRDGSVISIRDSNGINILGDVIESSTYSPNPEYYGSLHNTAHVMLGRQGDPHGKFALPPGVLEHFETATRDPAFFRLHMYMDNIFREHKDSLPPYTKEDLEFPGVSVDSITLSTRLETHFEDFEYSLINAVDDTTDVEDVPIDAVISRLTHNDFNIEIGITNNNGHEVMATVRIFGWPKYDNNHVEFPFNEGRWNAIELDKFWIKLARGSNKITRSSTQSGVTVPDVPSFQTLIDMTDEALASGSALHLENYESGLGLPNRFLLPKGKTEGMEFHIVFFVSDGAKDGAVEGLHESTTFNHYGCHDGKYPDNRPHGYPLDRRVDDERIINGVSNFKAVDIKVFHVEDN; encoded by the exons ATGCAGCCACTGCCTGACACAGCAACAACCATGAAGCTCTTGGTCCTTTGCGCTCTGGTGTCGGCGGCCGCCGCTTGGCCCAACTTCGGGATGATGGCCGACTCTCCTGGAG GAGCTTCTGACGCCCAGAAGCAACACGATGTCAACAGCATTCTGTGGAAGATCTACGACAAAATCCGCGATCCTCATCTGGAGCAGCTTTCCCAGACCTTCGATCCTCTTTCCGGCCACTATAATGACGGTGGTGTCTCCGCCAGGCGACTTATGCAGGAGCTCAACGACGAACGCCTGTTGGAGCAGAAGCACTGGTTCTCGCTCTTCAACACCCGCCAGCGGCAGGAGGCTCTCATGCTCTATGACGTGCTCGAACACTCCACAGACTGGGACACCTTCATTGGCAACGCCGCCTTCTTCCGCGTTCATATGAACGAGGGCGAGTTCGTCTACGCTATTTACGCTGCCATCACACACTCTCCTCTGACACAACACGTGGTGCTGCCGCCCCTCTATGAGGTTACTCCTCACCTCTTCACTAACAGCGAGGTCATTCAAGCAGCCTACAAGGCCAAGATGACGCAGACTGCCGCCAAGATCAGGTCCCACTTCACTGGCAGCAAGAGCAACCCAGAGCAGCGTGTGGCCTACTTCGGCGAGGACATCGGCATGAACACCCACCACGTCACCTGGCATTTGGAATTCCCCTTCTGGTGGGACGATGCCCATGAGGACCACCACATTGAGCGCAAGGGCGAGAGCTTCTTCTGGGTCCATCATCAGCTCACCGTTCGCTTCGACGCCGAGCGTCTCTCCAACTACCTGGACCCCGTCAACGAACTCCACTGGGACGACGTGATCTATGAGGGCTTCGCTCCCCACACCATGTATAAGTACGGCGGTTACTTCCCCTCACGACCAGACAACGTGAAGTTCGAGGACGTAGACGGcgttgcgtgcgtgcgtgacaTGTTGATCCTGGAAAGTCGCATCAGGGATGCCATCGCTCACGGCTATTTCACTGGCAGGGACGGGTCAGTCATCAGCATCAGAGACTCTAATGGCATCAACATCCTTGGTGACGTGATTGAGTCCTCCACTTACAGCCCCAACCCCGAGTATTACGGCTCTTTGCACAACACCGCTCATGTCATGCTTGGCCGCCAGGGCGACCCTCACGGCAAGTTTGCCCTTCCTCCTGGTGTGTTGGAACACTTCGAGACCGCCACGCGCGACCCTGCTTTCTTCCGCCTCCATATGTACATGGATAACATCTTCAGGGAACACAAGGACAGCCTTCCTCCCTACACCAAGGAGGACCTCGAGTTCCCTGGAGTCTCTGTCGACAGCATCACCTTAAGCACCCGCCTTGAGACCCACTTCGAAGACTTTGAATACAGCCTCATCAATGCTGTTGACGACACTACCGATGTCGAAGACGTGCCCATCGACGCAGTCATCTCTCGCCTCACGCATAACGACTTCAACATCGAGATTGGCATCACTAATAACAACGGCCACGAAGTAATGGCAACCGTACGTATCTTCGGCTGGCCCAAGTACGACAACAACCATGTTGAGTTCCCATTCAACGAGGGACGCTGGAACGCCATTGAGCTCGACAAATTCTGGATTAAGT TGGCTCGCGGATCCAACAAAATCACACGGTCCAGCACACAATCAGGGGTAACAGTTCCTGATGTGCCCAGCTTCCAGACTCTGATCGACATGACTGATGAAGCACTTGCCTCAGGCTCAGCACTCCATCTCGAGAATTACGAAAGTGGCCTTGGACTGCCCAACAGGTTCCTCCTCCCCAAGGGCAAGACTGAGGGAATGGAGTTCCATATTGTATTCTTCGTCTCTGACGGCGCCAAGGACGGAGCCGTCGAGGGCCTGCATGAGAGCACTACCTTCAACCACTATGGCTGCCACGATGGCAAATATCCTGACAATCGGCCACATGGTTACCCGCTGGACCGCCGCGTCGACGACGAGCGCATCATCAATGGCGTCTCCAACTTCAAGGCTGTGGACATCAAGGTGTTCCACGTGGAAGATAACTAA